TATTACCAAAGAAACGGTAGTTCATATTGATCACATCATTGCCCTGCACCCCACTGACGAAGATGCTCAGATCCCAGTTTTTATAACGGAGATTGTTAGTGATGCCAAAGGTGTAATCCGGATTAGTGTTTCCAATGAAAGTACGGTCATTGGTGGTGATCCCCGGTTGTCCATCCTGGTCTTTGTATTTGATCTCACCAATGGTTCTCTTTACAATAGCGTCTGATTGTGAGGCGTAGTATGGATCATGGCGTACCTCTGCTTCATTGTCATAATAACCATCTTCCTTGTATCCATAAATGGCCCCGATAGGATGACCGACCTTTTGAATAAATGGCGCATCGCTGGTATTGATGTTGTCGGCAAACTGCTCCTTTACATCGCCCCCGAGGCTGAGGATCTTGTTCCTGTTGAACGCGATGTTGGCATTCAGTGTCCATTCAAAGTCTTTCGTTTTGATGGGCATACCGTCTACCGCAATTTCCAGTCCTTTGTTTTCTACACTGCCTGAGTTACGAAGGGCTTTGCTATAGCCACTGGAAGCGGGTGTGACAATGTATTGCAGCAGATCTTCCGTTTTCTTTTTGTAGACTTCCACGTGCAGGTTCACCCTGTTATAAAGCCCGATGTCAACGCCCAGGTTATAGGCCCTGGTACTTTCCCATTTCAGTTTATTGTTTGCCGGACCGGAGTAGTAATCATCTGCCAGACCGGTCACAACACTACCACCCAGGATGTAATTATACACTGCCAGTTTAGAGAGAGAGGAATAAGAACCAATCCCCTGGTTACCGGTTTGTCCGTAGCTGGCACGGAGTTTCAGGTCAGAGATGGTTTTATTTCCTTTCAGGAAATTCTCATTGACCAGTTTCCACGCGAGCGCAAAGGATGGGAAGTTGGCCCATTTATTATCCTTCCCGAATTTACTGGAACCATCCCGGCGTACGCTGGCAGTGAGCAGGTATTTATCAGCATAGTTATAGTTGGCACGTACCAGTCCGGAGATGAGTGTAGAACTATACCGGTTATTGGTTGGTGTTACCTGGATCTCGCCGGCATACAGGTTTTCATTCTTCATAATGTCATTGGGAAAATCCTTGGCCTGCATGTTTTTAGACTGACCGTCGGTACGTTCGTAAGTAGTACCTGCAACTACATTGATGGTGTGTTTGTTTAGCTGCTTCATATAGGTGAGCAGGCTTTCAGACACAACGCTGCTCCAGGTATCGTCCGCTTTCAGGCCCCAGCCGTTTACAGACTGGCCCTCGTAAACGCTGCGGGGATAATACTGATCGCGGAGGTTGTAGGCGTAGTTCATGCCGATGTTCTGGCGGAACTTCAGGTCTTTTGTAATACTTACTTCTGCGTAGTTGGAAGAGAAAATATTAATACTTGAAACTTTGTTCAGCACATCTCTCGTATATATGTAGGGGTTAGTAACGAAATAAACACTGGTGAAAGCGCCGGATGCAGGATCTGTAAGTGATAGTGTGCTGGGGAAAGTCAGCGCAGACCTTACAACGCCTGCGGTGACATCATCTATTTTGGTGGTACCTGTCTTGACGCCGTTCATGACAGAGCGGCTGATCATAGTACTGGTACCGATCTTTACATGCTGACCAATATTCCTGTTCAGGTTCAGGTTAACGTTGTAGCGTTTGTAACTGGAATTGAGGATTGTACCATCCTGGTTCAGGTAGTTGAATGACAGGCTATGATTACCTGCATCGCTGCCGCCGGATACACTCAGGGTATAATTCTGTGTGAGGGCGTGGCGGAAGACAATATCCTGCCAGTTGGTACCGGTGCCATAATCATCCGGGCCCGGGGCATAGTAGGTCGAATCGGGGTAACCGGATACGGGCATCTTCTTGCCGGGATATGGAAGATCATAGGAGGTGCCTTCGATCTCGTTTTCGTTACGGAAAGATTCATTCTGGTACAGGGCATAGTCGTGGGCATTCAGCATGTGGATCTTTTTGAACACTTCGTTCACGCCCATGCTGATGTTGAGTTCAACCTTGTCTTTGCCGCTGCGGCCGCGTTTTGTGGTAATGAGCACGACGCCGTTTGCACCGCGGGAGCCATAGATAGCGGTAGCGGAAGCATCTTTCAAAACCTCGATGGATTCAATGTCGCTGGGGTTGACGAAGGCCATGGCATTGATAGTTTGTTTCTCATCATCGCCGATAGACGCAGGTGTGGAGCCGCTGCTGCTATTGTTAAAGGGAACCCCGTCTATTACGTACAGGGGTTCTGTTCCGCCGAGGAATGAGTTGGAACCACGAACGCGGATGCTCAGGCCAGCGCCGGGAGCCCCATCATTCTGGGTGACATTGACCCCGGCCAGCTTACCCTGTAAGGCTTCCAGTGCATTGGTGGGGTTATTCCTCACCAGGTCGTCTTTGCTGATTTTCTGTACAGCACCTGTGAGGTCGGAACGGCGTACCGTACCATAACCGATTACTACCAGGTCATTGAGCTGGGTGGATTGCAGCTGCAGGGTAGCATCGTACATTGATTTTTGAGTAATGGGCAATTCCTGTGGCACCATGCCGATAAAGGAAATAACGAGTACTTTTCCATTTTGAGGCAGGGTCAGGCTGTAGTGTCCATTAACGTCGGTGCTGGTTGCCAGTTTCAGGCCTTTCACCTGGATGGTAGCACCGGGCAGGGAATTCCCTTTTTCATCTTTGATAGTGCCTGTGATCTTTCGGTCCTGGGCAAAGACCGCCACATGGCACAGGATGATTAAAAGGAGAGGGAATCCTTTTAAAAGATTGTTTTTCATAACGTGTGCGTATTTAAGGCAAAGATGCCTTTAATTCATACTGAATTGTAATACTTTTTTATCTCAATATTGTATTTTATCTGTCATATTCAAGGGTATACGGTTACTGTGGGCGGATTGCCTGAAATAATACTTTATTTCATAAATACTATGCTAATATTACTAACTTGCAGATAGCATCCAATCACTATGAGAGGGAAATTACTAAGGGAGATTACTCCGCTGACACCTAATGACTGCTTCACTTTATTTGCCCGGGAGAAAACGGGTTTTGATTTCCCTCTGCATTATCACGAAGAGTTTGAACTGAATTTCATCCAGTATGCCAGCGGTGCAAAGCGTATAATCGGCGATCATATGGAGGAAATAGGAGCGCTTGAACTGGTGCTGGTGGGTCCGAACCTGCAGCATGGGTGGTTTACACACAAGCATAATGGCGGTATGATCAGGGAAATTACGATCCAGTTTCACCGGGATCTGTTTGACGATAAGTTCCTGCAGCGTAACCAGATGAGTTTTATCAGGAGTATGCTGGAAAAATCGCTGCGGGGGATCCTCTTTTCGCCTGAGACGGTGGGCAATATCATGCCCCGCCTGATCCAGTTGCCACACAAACAGGGATTTGATTCAGTGCTTGAATTATTGTCTATCCTGCATGATTTGTCTATTTCCAGGAATATGCGGATCCTGTCGGATGCAAGTTTCCGGAATACCGAAACGCTGTCTTACAACAGCCGCAGGATTGACAATGTGATGAAGTACCTGAATGCCCATTTTGATAAAAATGTAAGTCTTGGCGAGGCTGCAAAAATTGCCGCTATGACGGAGGTGTCATTCAGTCGTTTTTTCAAGTTGAAAATTGGGAAAACCTTTGTTGACACGCTCATTGAGATCCGGTTGGGGCATGCCTCCCGCATGCTGATAGAAACCACGCACAGTATTAACGAAATAGCTTATAAATGCGGGTTCAATAATATCTCTAATTTCAACCGGATTTTCAGGAAGAAAAAAGATTGTACACCCAAGGAGTTCAGGCAGGCGTATACTTCATCTTCAGGAGTACGCACATTTATTTAGGCTTTTCCTTTCAAAGACAGGGGTTTCTTTCGGGTTTGCTCATGCCCGGTAATAAGGCTGTGCCCGGAATGATCCGTTGATAACCCGCAGATATCCCGCCTCTTTAAAGATACGGGTTAAAGGCGGCTTATAGGCGGGATATAGGCGGGTTATCTGCGGGTTATCTCCCTTTTTGGCCAGGCAAAACGGTATCATATTAAGCCGGGTGCAGGCCTCTCTTTTCAAAATAAGCTTCAAACTGGTACCTGACCTGGGGGATAAACCTGCCTTTTGGATCGAATTCTGCCGATCCCCGTGGGAAATTTCGCATTTTAAGCCTCGAAAAACGCCTGGAGCAGGAAAATGACCCAGGTTATGCCTTTGACCAAACAAGGGGCTTTATCGGCTTTATAGAGGGCTCCAGGAACGCTGCCGGAACATCGCTGTTGAAACGGCGTATTACCGGCTTCGACAGGGTGAAGATTTGCCGGTTTGACGAGGAATACTTCTACTGCGTCCGTATCAGGACGGTAGTATTGGTTTCGTGCCGGGGTACAGAAAGCTTCTATTGCATCCGTATCCCGGACAATAGTATTGGTTTCGGACCAGGGTACAGAAAGCTTCTATTGCATCCGTATCGGGACAATGGTATTGGTTTCGGGCCAGGGTACAAAAAACTTCTATTGTATCCGTATCAGGACAATGGTATTGGTTTCGGGCCGGGGCACAAAAAGCTTCTATTATATCCGTATCCCGGACAATGGTATTGGTTTCGTGCCGGGGTACAGAAAGCTTCTATTGCATCCGTATCCCGGACAATGGTATTGGTTTCGGGCCAGGGTACAATGAAAAGATCTTTGATATCTTTTACAAACGCCATGACCGGAACACTTATGCAGGTGCGGGAACTGCCTGGCTATCTGTAAGAAAATTACGGAAAACCACCGGGGCGCTATCACTGCCAGCGGAGAAGCCGGCAGAGGTGTCACTTTCAGGGGGTATATACCTGTTGCATAAAATCGGTTTTCATAGAGCCATTGGAGTTAGATAGAAAAAAAGTTTAAATCTTTTTTGGCGATTTGAAAATAAATTCTACTTTTGCAATCCCAATCGCGGGAATGGCTTCGTAGCTCAACTGAATAGAGCATCTGACTACGGATCAGAAGGTTTCTGGTTTGAATCCAGACGAGGTCACAAAGAAGGAAAATATTTGTACTGAAAGGGCACAGAGAATTTCAACTTCAAAAAAGAAAAGGCTAAATTTGGATTTCTGGAATATGTTTTCTAAATTTGCCCTCCCAAACAGCCAAATGGCAACACAAATGGCTTCGTAGCTCAACTGAATAGAGCATCTGACTACGGATCAGAAGGTTTCTGGTTTGAATCCAGACGAGGTCACCCAAAAAAGCCCGATTCATCAACATGAATCGGGCTTTTCTTTTTGAGCCTGGATCAAAGGTAATCCTGGATCAAGTCAAATTCTTGGGGGGAAGGGTAAGGATTTGTTGCTTTGCAATTTATTAAAAAAGTGACAATCTACTGGTATTGAGCGTTTTATAAACATGAATACACGCTCCTCGGTAAAACCCGGAAATTTTACTTTTGATACGACCTTTTTCCTTTTATATATATTTTATGAAAATACAACTCTGGAGTATTGGGAAGGAAAATGACGCCTATATCAGGGAGGGTATAGCCGTTTTCCAGAAGCGCTTGCAGCATTACACGGATTTTGAGCTGAAGCTGATCCCTACGGTAAAGCAGGCCGCTAGTCTGTCTGTGCCGGAGCTGAAAAAAGCAGAAGCAAAACTGATCATGGATATGCTACAGCCCCAGGATTACCTGCTGGCCCTGGATGAACATGGAAAGATGCATACCACCCTGCAACTGGCCGATTTTTTACAGCAAAGAGCCAATGCCGGCACCCGGCAGCTGATCATCCTGATCGGTGGTGCCTTTGGGATCGATAGTAGTTTGTTGGAAAGGGCGCAGCTGAAAATGTCGCTGTCTCCCCTCACCTTTCCTCACCAGCTGGTAAGGTTAATTATGACAGAACAAATTTATAGGGCATATACAGTTTTGAACAGGGAAAAATATCACCATCAATGATATTTTAAGTACATTACAATATATAAATTATTTGATTCAACATGGAAGGGCTTACTTTAACGACTACAATTATTCTGATCACCAGCCTGGTATCACTCACCACATTGTTCCAATATCCGGATAAAATTTACGATCTTAGTCTGCGTCCTACTATGATCAGGGATCGCAGGCAGTACTACCGCTTCCTGACCTCCGGCCTGGTACATGCTGACCTGCTGCATTTGGGTTTTAACATGTTCTCTCTTTATTTTTGTGGACGCTTTATAGAAGAAATATTCGAGAACATTTTTCAGTCTAAATTTTACTTCCTGCTGTTTTATGTATTAGCAATAATCTTCTCAAATATACCAACCTATCTCAGGCACAAGGATGATGATTACTATTCATCAGTAGGTGCATCCGGTGCAATATCTGCGGTGATCTTTGCTATGGTATTATTTGCTCCATGGGCGAGGATTTATTTCATTATCATTCCAATGCCGCTGATCATGTATGCAGTAGTATATGTAGCAATGACGGTTTACCTGGATAGGCGTACGCAGGGAGTAGGTGGTGGAATCAATCACTCAGCACACCTTTGGGGAGCGCTCTTCGGACTTATTTTCCCGATTATTTTCAAACCGGCGATCTTCCTGTATTTCCTGAATCAGTTAATACATCCAACTTTTTAAGTGGGAGAATATCATATTGAAAAGCCGCTTTGGTCTTAGACCAAAGCGGCTTTTCCTATTTACACGGCCTGCTTTTTGCATTTATGATCCTGAATTAAGGCTCCAGCTAAGCTAAATACGCCATCTGATGAAATCTGAGGCCACACGAATTGAGCAAGGAAGTAAATATCCCTACTGCGCTATTGTGGACACGGGATCAATTAGTGGATTTTTTTCTACGGGAGTCCTGTCATCACTTTATAAAGAATTGGTAGCAACCAGGTATGGAAGTACAAAATGTGAAAATATTATTGGCCGATGATGATTTGGAAGATCGCTTTATAATGCAGGACGCTTTCAATGCCATCAATCTGCCAGACGTGCCCTTGCTTGTGGAAGACGGAGAGAAAGTACTACAGCATATGGAACAGCTTTCGCAGGATGAAGGCATCTTGCCTTCGCTGATCGTACTGGACCTGAATATGCCCCGGATGAGCGGTACAGAGACCTTACGCGAACTAAAAAACATTCCTGCATACCGGGATATCCCTGTCATCATCTTTTCATCCTCCATGAACGTTATGGAAATGCACGAATGCCGTCAACTCGGTGCCCTCTCCTATATGGTCAAGCCATTTACCTATGAGGAGTACCTCGTATCAGCACAGCATTTCTACGATTTCTGTTTAAAGAAACATTCTTTCCCTGAACTTAGCAGTTTGATCCAAAACTTTAAATAGGCTGCCATTCCAACACCAGCATATGGTTGGTATTGGGAGTGATCTTACACCTGTCGTCTATACGCATACCTATGATCCAGACCACCCTTTTGGCTGATTCCAGCACCCATATATTTTCCTTCTGAATCAGGGAGAGTTTCTGATCAATAAAAAAGCGGCTGAGCTTTTTCTTTTTCCGCATGCCTAAGGGGTAGAAATAATCACCTTGTTTCCAGCGGCGCATCAGCAATGGGAATTGTAAGGTATCCATATCCAGGCAAGCCATCAGGGGCGATGTAGGTATGGTGGCACCATCTGCAGGCCGGATCTTCAATTTCAACGTACCGCCTTTCACAGGTACCACAGCGGTTTCTTTTTCTATTACAATCAAAGGTGCTTCCTGTACTTCCAGGGAGGTAATGAGCAGCCATACCCTGTCGCGGATAATGCGGTGGCTGGTAGTTTCCACCCATTTGCCGGGTTCAGATTGCATGAGGTCAATGACCTGTGGCAACTGTGCCGGGCTACAACCAAAATCTTTAAAGATCTCCCAGGCAAGTGTTTGCTGCGGTACTGCTTTTTGCAGCTTTAAAACGGGAACTCTGTAATTATCTCCCTGCTGGAATAAGAGTCTCTTTTTATGTCGCTGAACCGCTTCGTTATACAACAGTTCTGCTTCCCTGAAACGGTCTATGCTGGCGGCCATTTGGGGAACGGCGGCGGGATAGGTTTCCTGGATAACAGGGATCACCTTATGCCGGAAATAATTGCGTGTATATTTTACAGTTATGTTTGAACTGTCTTCTACATATCCATAGCCATTGGCTGCAGCCAGCGCCAGTATATCGCTTTTCTGCGCAAAGAGCAGTGGGCGGATAAGGTGTTGCTGCCGAGGTAAAATACCGTGAAGGCCTGCAATGCCGGTGCCTTTGGAGAAGTTCATGAGCACAGTTTCCACATTGTCCTGCATATGATGTGCGGTAGCAAGACAGGTATATCCGTGTTGCTGACGGGTTTCTTCCAGCCAGGCATAGCGCAGTTCGCGGGCGGCCACCTGGATGGATACACGTTTCTCAGTGGCGTAGGTTTCGGTATCGAAACGGATGGTATATAGGGGCAGGGCCAGTTCGTTGGCCAGTGCGGTTACAAATGTTTCGTCTCTTGTGGATTCGGCTCCCCTTAGCTGGAAATTGCAATGTGCAATGCCACAGTCAATCCCGGCCTGTTTACACAGGTGTGTCATGATGACGGAATCCACGCCCCCGCTTACTGCCAGCAGAATTTTGTCACCAGGGGTGTAGAGTTTTTCTTTTGAAAGATATTCTTTAAACCTATTGAGTAGATCCATAGTATTCGTTCTATTGTTTAGTCTTTACAACAAATCATCCGGCGTCAATTACGCATGCTGTTACCAGTGTTCATGATTGCCGGTGTCTTTACAACAAATCATCCGGCGTCAATTGCGCATGCTGTTACCTGTGTTCATCATTGCCGGTGTTTTACAACAAATCATCCAGCGCCATCTGCAACTCATTATACGCATGCTTGTTTTTCTCCGCCTTCGCCATCTCCATCCCCTTTTCGTATATGGCTATCGCCTCCTGCTCCGCTCCTGCCCTTTCCAGCAGTTTGCCAAGATGATAATACGAACCCACGTATCCCGGTTCGTGTGCCAGCAGCTCTTCGAACTGCTGACGGGCATCCGTATCGTTGCCCAGCTTTATATATTCCAGCGCCAATGCATGCTTCAGAAAGCTATCATTGGGTGTCTGTTTCAAAAATTCTTTTATACTGGCTATCCTATCCATTATTTAAATATATTTGCTCATACCGCTTTTTTTTATATAAAACAGTTAAGGCCATGAAGATATTAGTATGTATCAGTAAAACTCCGGACACGACTGCAAAAATAGCTTTCACAGACAACAACACGAAATTCAATGAAGCGGGTGTACAATTCATCATCAACCCTTACGATGAATGGTATGCCCTGGTCAGAGCGCTGGAACTGAAAGAGACCCTCAACGCTACTGTACACCTCATTACCGTGGGTGGTGCCGACACAGAGCCTATTATTCGTAAAGCCCTTGCATTGGGAGGCGATGAAGCCTTCAGGGTAAACACCGATAGTGCCGACAGTTATTTTATTGCTGCGCAGATCGCAGCCCACGCCCGGCAGCAGGGTTATGACCTGATCCTGACAGGAAAGGAAACCATCGATTACAATGGCGCCGCCATAGGTGGTATGGTAGCAGAGCTGCTGGACTTCCCCTTTGTATCTATCGCTGCAAAGCTGGACCTGAGCGGCAATACCGCTACGATCAACAGGGAGATCGAAGGTGGTGAGGAAGTCGTGCATGTAGACCTTCCGGTAGTTGTATCCTGTCAGAAAGGAATGGCCGAAGCCCGCATCCCGAATATGCGTGGTATAATGGCTGCAAGAACCAAGCCACTGGCGGTAATAGAGCCGGCACCGGCAGATAACCTGACCTCAATTGCCAGTTTTGAACTGCCACCCGCCAAAGCAGGCGTAAAAATGATTAGCCCCGACAATGTCGAAGAGCTGGTAAAGCTATTACACGAAGAAGCAAAAGTGATTTAAGTTAACCGGATTTACTGAATACCCCGTTAAGAAAAATCATTCCACGTCAGGCCCCCATGCCTGCGCGCACATTATTCAACAATTCTAAACAGCAAATACATGTCAATTCTCATATTTGCAGATCAGGCCCAGGGAAGGATTAAAAAGGCGGCTTTTGAAGCGATTCAATATGGTGCAAAAGTAGCACAACAATTTAGTACAACTGCGACCGTGCTGGTACTGGGAGAAGTACCTGAAAGTGAATTAACTGCACTCGGTAATTACGGTGCAGCCAAAGTATTGCACGCAGCAGATGCACGACTGAATGAAACTGAAGGAACAGTATTTACAAAGATCATCGCAGCAGCTGCAGAACAGGAAGCGGCAGATGTGATCATATTCCCCCACAATTTCGATGGCAGGGCAATCGCTCCAAGAGTAGCTGCGCGCCTGAAAGCAGGCTTTGTATCAGGAGCCGTTTCTTATCCTGATACCAGCAATGGATTTGTAGTAAAAAAGAGCGTGTTCTCTGGTAAAGCGTTTGCCAACATAAATATCACTTCCGCTAAAAAGGTGATAGCAGTAATGCCGAATACCTTTGCGGTAGAGAAAACGTCCAACACTGCGACAGTAGCCGCTTTCCAGCCTGCTGTCAACGATGGGGATTTCAGAATAAAAGTGAGTAAGGTAGAAACCGTGAGCGGGGAAATTCCGCTGACGGAAGCTGAGATCGTAGTAAGTGGCGGTCGCGGTTTAAAAGGACCTGAAAACTGGAACCTGGTACTCGACCTGGCGCATGTGCTGGGTGCAGGTACCGCCTGCTCAAGACCTGTGGCCGATTCCGGCTGGCGCCCACACCATGAACATGTGGGTCAAACCGGTTTGACCGTAAGACCAAACCTGTATTTTGCGATAGGAATATCCGGCGCAATACAACATTTGGCAGGGGTAAATGGTAGTAAGGTGATCGTAGTGATCAATAAGGATCCTGAAGCCCCTTTCTTCAAGGCCGCAGATTACGGAATTGTCGGCGATGCATTTGAGGTAGTACCGAAGTTAACGGCCGCTGTCAAGGCTTTAAAAGGATAAAGATTAAGTACTGAAAAATCGCTGCTGTTGAAGACAGCGGCGATTTTTCAGGATTTTCAAGCATTACGTAATTTTTAGATAAGGAATATTTTTTCTACCTTCACCACTTATAAAATATTCAGCGACAACGCAGGACAGATATGAGAAAAATAGAACTGGAAATAGTTGCCCTTTCGCACAGCATTACACAAACACATTCATACGCCGTCGTATTGGGGGAAGTGAACGGTTTGCGCAGATTGCCTATTGTAATAGGTGGATTTGAAGCACAGGCTATTGCTGTAGCGCTTGAAAAAATGCAACCCAGCCGCCCACTGACACACGATCTGATGAAGAACTTTATGAATGCATTCAACATTGAATTACATGAAGTAGTCATCAGCAATTTGCAGGAAGGGATATTTTATTCAAAACTGGTCTGCTTCAGTAATGATGAAACCATTGAAATTGATTCACGTACCTCCGATGCCCTCGCATTAGCTGTACGTTTTGGTTGCCCCATCTTTACTTATGAAAACATCCTGAACAGTGCCGGCATCCTACTCGATGATCCTGCCGGCAAGAAAGGTTTAAAAGCTGTTACACCGACCATTTCAGAACACGAAAAAGGCGCTGAGGATGACCTGAAAGTCCTGAACCTGGATGAGCTGACACAACTGCTACAGGAAGTACTGGAACAGGAAGATTACATCCGGGCTATCGCAATACGCGATGAGATCAATAGCCGGAAGAGCAGATAATTCATACCTTTTTTCCGCATGATCGTTTTTCCAAATTGCAAGATAAACCTGGGTCTGCACATCGTTCGCAAGCGTACGGATGGTTTTCATGACCTGGAAACTGTATTCTATCCCCTGCAACTCACAGATGCGCTGGAAGTGCTAAGTCCGGGCACCCTACAATTTCATAGTTCCGGTATTGCCATACCCGGTGCTCCCGAAGATAATTTATGCCTGAAAGCCTGGCATCTGCTCAAAAAAGACTTTCCTGCTATACCAGCAATCGATATTCACCTGCATAAACATATTCCTATTGGCGCTGGCCTGGGCGGCGGATCTGCTGATGCGGCCTTTATGCTCGTGCATTTAAACCAACGTTTTCAGCTGGAACTGAGCCAGGAAAGACTGGTAGCATATGCCGCCATATTAGGCAGTGATTGCCCGTTTTTTGTGATCAATCAACCCTGCTACGCCACAGGACGCGGCGAAATAATGGAGCCGGTCACACTGGACCTGAAAGCCTGGACTATCATACTCGTGTATCCTGATATCCATGTAAATACAGGATGGGCCTTCAAACAACTGACACCGAAGGAACCGGAAGTCTCCCTGAAAGAAGTGATAAAACGGCCTGTAGAAGAATGGAAGGGATTAATGAAGAATGATTTCGAAGTCCCCATCTTTGAGGCACATCCGGAACTGGCAGGGATAAAAGCTAAAATGTATCAACAGGGTGCCGTGTATGCAACTATGAGTGGAAGTGGGTCGGCAATGGTGGGGATCTTTCCGAAAGCAGGGAACTTCAAAACAGACTATAAATCATTTGTTATATAGCATAAAGGGGGTGTATTAGCAGTAAAATGAATCCCCTGGAAATCGCTTTAAAAAAATATTTTCTCCGTCAGGAACCCGAATTTAAAGGGCTGTCTTCTATGTTCAGAGACAGCCCTTTTAATTTTATAGAAATAGTA
This window of the Chitinophaga sancti genome carries:
- a CDS encoding electron transfer flavoprotein subunit alpha/FixB family protein, with protein sequence MSILIFADQAQGRIKKAAFEAIQYGAKVAQQFSTTATVLVLGEVPESELTALGNYGAAKVLHAADARLNETEGTVFTKIIAAAAEQEAADVIIFPHNFDGRAIAPRVAARLKAGFVSGAVSYPDTSNGFVVKKSVFSGKAFANINITSAKKVIAVMPNTFAVEKTSNTATVAAFQPAVNDGDFRIKVSKVETVSGEIPLTEAEIVVSGGRGLKGPENWNLVLDLAHVLGAGTACSRPVADSGWRPHHEHVGQTGLTVRPNLYFAIGISGAIQHLAGVNGSKVIVVINKDPEAPFFKAADYGIVGDAFEVVPKLTAAVKALKG
- a CDS encoding bifunctional nuclease family protein — its product is MRKIELEIVALSHSITQTHSYAVVLGEVNGLRRLPIVIGGFEAQAIAVALEKMQPSRPLTHDLMKNFMNAFNIELHEVVISNLQEGIFYSKLVCFSNDETIEIDSRTSDALALAVRFGCPIFTYENILNSAGILLDDPAGKKGLKAVTPTISEHEKGAEDDLKVLNLDELTQLLQEVLEQEDYIRAIAIRDEINSRKSR
- the ispE gene encoding 4-(cytidine 5'-diphospho)-2-C-methyl-D-erythritol kinase, which codes for MIVFPNCKINLGLHIVRKRTDGFHDLETVFYPLQLTDALEVLSPGTLQFHSSGIAIPGAPEDNLCLKAWHLLKKDFPAIPAIDIHLHKHIPIGAGLGGGSADAAFMLVHLNQRFQLELSQERLVAYAAILGSDCPFFVINQPCYATGRGEIMEPVTLDLKAWTIILVYPDIHVNTGWAFKQLTPKEPEVSLKEVIKRPVEEWKGLMKNDFEVPIFEAHPELAGIKAKMYQQGAVYATMSGSGSAMVGIFPKAGNFKTDYKSFVI